A window from Pseudobutyrivibrio ruminis HUN009 encodes these proteins:
- a CDS encoding DUF7604 domain-containing protein: MKRNLPLLLNKIISLGLIVPLYLAMSISAFADITDAPSEDTPTEVVASVPESSPAPEASAPAEPSTTTNEAPASEVTPPAAGETPSEGTTPSEGTPPTDGTTPTDGNQGESDTAGDQTPKDDLNQDGDGLEGDGLDGELDDELEDELDGDKLEDEELEEEDAEEECEHELVYTSNEDGSHTVTCALCDMEEYSETCEYDDDGICVKCGYKRLPDPVLVYEDEYVIVTVSGAVPENADLKVKPITEENEETRDLYNHTADKMEELLADSENEVYGFLAYDICFTDIETGEEVEPSDNVTISMEYKSEILPVSQEDVDNAKELKVDVVHINDKTDEVENLSEAGSATVSTSSDTSVKSASFTNDCFSVYTLLWNGNTNRQIEVTFNNVFVQITDGEEVPEYEEIQESINMDGSTPEIMISDKVDDIPGYKFRRADYKVDGIGKDVDGLKLIKKDNSNSYYLQLLNEGAEVAKVALSSSAKATVNIYYEKNINLTVQKIATGAAKEDTTTTYEFVIKNSEDVPVGATKYYVGEELRTTDAASGMFTLLSGQKAEFIDLPAGSYYITETGTSYESTYKLKDFTTKILEVKKNQADTLLVQYEAASQDSRVVETTVDDESTKNIKFKNCYTTVTGPTEIVSATVAKYIRYHAEDDNYDLTIKFKGPEQKIVTTIDTSEELEQEEKTKVDIVLVVDKSNSMGYATTDPNYPTRIKCVVAAVDSMVKTIKDKDDVDAKWKVIDFGQYAKLMTSDWIDTGDVVVTEALGPAESIGGGTNYCAGLKMANEQIPGARVDAKKIVIFLTDGCPTYGIKNGKQIGKGTNLTTEIETATYTYASQLECDYFYAIGMGLGYNSYSDASGGIDAFTLLQNMSAKVKAKEGAEAYNISPEKVGSIFDSLAGTISSIAAGGLETSTEMFYSSNVVMTDTLSEYVDIVPDSTFKINVTLDLQDVQDESVASVPGVIKDGIQESPATYTLPDGTVLTANYIVKNNADGTVVRTISMVFPQGYLLDDGYEYQVKFYVQPSDLAYDYYYEHKDDENPYPHTGDDETDHGNNRPITSSLLPGFYSNGVANTTYVINNQSGKLDFPKPVVQVHFTNVWEIYKVNQSGDYLDGAQFTLEEQAEEGTVATSYTGTSQQVEQLSGLVVWNDTVATGKIYKLKEMQAPTGYVTSNDNWIITISDENVPTVRIVTESGNPEGTEYLVEPVRDGKVITYRFEFINKKASALPYTGGSGVYKTTVTGIAMMILSAFMFYLNRRKKAGF, from the coding sequence ATGAAAAGAAATCTACCATTATTACTTAATAAGATCATTTCATTAGGTCTTATAGTACCACTGTATTTGGCAATGTCAATAAGTGCATTTGCTGACATAACAGATGCGCCTTCAGAGGATACTCCTACAGAGGTAGTTGCTTCTGTTCCAGAGAGCAGCCCTGCTCCTGAGGCAAGTGCACCGGCAGAACCAAGTACAACTACAAATGAGGCTCCAGCTTCAGAGGTTACACCACCTGCAGCTGGTGAGACTCCATCAGAAGGCACAACCCCATCGGAAGGTACACCCCCAACAGATGGCACAACTCCTACTGATGGTAATCAGGGAGAATCTGATACAGCCGGAGACCAAACTCCTAAGGATGATTTAAACCAGGATGGTGATGGTTTAGAGGGTGATGGTCTAGATGGGGAACTAGACGACGAATTAGAAGATGAGCTTGACGGCGACAAACTAGAAGACGAGGAGCTTGAAGAAGAGGACGCGGAAGAGGAATGCGAGCATGAGCTAGTTTACACATCCAACGAAGACGGAAGCCACACAGTTACATGTGCTCTTTGTGATATGGAAGAGTACTCAGAAACATGTGAGTATGACGATGACGGCATTTGCGTTAAGTGTGGTTACAAGCGCCTTCCAGATCCAGTACTTGTTTATGAAGATGAATATGTAATAGTAACTGTTTCTGGTGCAGTTCCTGAAAATGCAGATTTAAAGGTTAAGCCTATTACAGAAGAAAATGAAGAAACTAGAGACCTTTATAATCACACAGCTGACAAGATGGAAGAGCTGTTAGCTGATTCAGAAAATGAAGTATATGGATTCCTGGCATACGATATTTGTTTTACAGACATTGAAACAGGCGAAGAAGTTGAGCCATCTGATAATGTAACTATTTCAATGGAATACAAGAGCGAAATCCTTCCTGTATCTCAGGAAGATGTTGATAACGCTAAAGAGCTCAAGGTTGATGTAGTACATATCAATGATAAAACAGATGAGGTTGAAAATCTTTCAGAAGCAGGTAGCGCAACAGTATCTACTTCATCAGATACTTCAGTAAAGAGCGCAAGCTTCACTAACGATTGCTTCTCCGTTTATACATTGCTTTGGAATGGAAATACTAATAGACAAATCGAAGTTACTTTCAACAATGTATTTGTACAAATTACAGATGGTGAAGAAGTTCCAGAATACGAAGAAATTCAAGAATCAATTAACATGGACGGAAGTACTCCTGAAATTATGATTTCGGATAAGGTTGATGATATTCCTGGATACAAGTTTAGGAGAGCTGACTACAAGGTAGATGGCATAGGAAAAGACGTTGATGGACTTAAGCTTATAAAGAAAGATAACTCTAACTCATATTACTTACAACTACTAAATGAAGGTGCAGAGGTTGCAAAAGTTGCTCTAAGTAGTTCAGCAAAAGCAACTGTAAATATTTACTACGAAAAGAACATAAACCTTACAGTACAGAAAATTGCAACAGGTGCTGCTAAAGAAGATACTACTACAACTTATGAATTTGTAATCAAGAATTCAGAAGATGTTCCAGTAGGCGCAACAAAATATTATGTAGGCGAAGAATTAAGAACCACAGACGCTGCATCTGGAATGTTTACATTACTTTCTGGACAAAAGGCTGAATTCATAGATCTTCCAGCAGGAAGCTACTATATCACAGAAACAGGTACATCTTATGAAAGTACTTATAAACTAAAGGATTTCACTACAAAGATTCTAGAGGTAAAGAAGAATCAGGCAGACACATTATTAGTTCAATATGAAGCTGCATCGCAGGATTCAAGAGTAGTTGAAACAACTGTTGATGATGAGTCTACAAAGAATATTAAGTTTAAAAACTGTTACACAACAGTTACTGGACCAACAGAAATCGTATCTGCAACAGTGGCAAAGTATATTAGATATCATGCAGAAGATGATAATTATGATCTTACAATCAAGTTTAAAGGTCCAGAACAAAAAATCGTTACCACTATTGATACTTCGGAAGAACTTGAGCAGGAAGAAAAAACCAAGGTAGATATTGTATTAGTTGTTGATAAATCCAATTCTATGGGATATGCAACAACAGATCCTAATTATCCTACTCGTATAAAGTGCGTGGTAGCAGCAGTAGATTCTATGGTAAAGACTATAAAGGATAAAGATGATGTTGATGCCAAATGGAAGGTTATAGACTTTGGCCAATATGCAAAGCTGATGACAAGTGATTGGATTGATACAGGCGATGTTGTAGTAACAGAGGCGCTTGGACCAGCAGAAAGTATAGGAGGTGGAACAAACTATTGTGCCGGATTAAAGATGGCCAACGAACAGATACCTGGAGCTAGAGTCGATGCAAAGAAGATTGTTATTTTCCTTACAGATGGCTGCCCTACATACGGTATAAAAAATGGAAAGCAAATAGGTAAAGGTACAAATTTAACAACAGAAATAGAAACTGCTACATATACTTATGCGAGTCAGCTTGAATGTGACTATTTCTACGCTATAGGAATGGGCCTCGGCTACAACTCATATAGTGATGCATCAGGTGGCATCGATGCATTCACACTTTTACAGAATATGAGCGCCAAAGTAAAAGCTAAAGAAGGAGCGGAGGCATATAATATTTCTCCGGAAAAGGTTGGTTCTATCTTTGATAGCTTGGCTGGAACAATCAGCAGCATTGCAGCAGGTGGACTTGAAACTAGTACAGAGATGTTTTACTCATCAAATGTAGTAATGACAGATACACTTAGCGAATATGTAGATATAGTTCCAGATAGTACATTCAAGATTAACGTAACCTTAGACTTACAGGATGTTCAAGATGAGAGTGTAGCAAGTGTGCCAGGTGTTATCAAAGATGGAATTCAGGAATCACCTGCCACATACACATTACCTGATGGAACAGTTCTAACAGCAAATTACATCGTTAAAAATAATGCTGATGGAACAGTTGTAAGAACAATTAGCATGGTATTCCCACAGGGTTATCTGTTAGATGATGGATATGAGTATCAGGTTAAGTTCTACGTACAGCCAAGTGATTTGGCATACGATTACTACTACGAACACAAAGATGATGAGAATCCTTATCCTCACACAGGCGATGATGAAACAGACCATGGTAACAACAGGCCAATTACATCATCATTATTACCTGGCTTCTATTCAAATGGTGTAGCTAATACAACTTATGTAATAAACAACCAGTCAGGTAAGCTTGATTTCCCTAAGCCTGTAGTTCAGGTGCATTTCACAAATGTTTGGGAAATCTACAAGGTAAATCAGAGCGGTGATTACTTAGATGGAGCACAATTCACACTCGAAGAGCAGGCAGAAGAAGGAACAGTGGCTACATCTTATACAGGAACTAGCCAACAGGTTGAACAATTATCAGGTTTGGTTGTTTGGAATGACACTGTAGCAACTGGAAAGATTTACAAGTTGAAAGAGATGCAGGCTCCTACAGGATATGTGACTAGCAATGATAATTGGATAATCACAATCTCTGATGAGAATGTACCTACAGTAAGAATTGTTACAGAAAGTGGTAATCCAGAAGGAACAGAGTACTTGGTTGAACCAGTGAGAGACGGAAAAGTTATTACCTACAGATTTGAGTTCATAAACAAAAAAGCATCAGCTTTACCTTACACAGGTGGAAGCGGCGTATACAAAACTACAGTAACCGGAATTGCAATGATGATTTTATCAGCATTCATGTTCTACTTGAACAGAAGAAAAAAAGCAGGTTTTTAA
- a CDS encoding DUF5979 domain-containing protein gives MKKAVFKSKGLIGIILGALLIIGCLQITGLKAAGRINPNTPITITAKIAENDQSIFAQEFEGTLQIRLYKIADVGETGKATIEAGFESIDLSILDENPSPDSILENIVAVAEPIASEMDDYTTIEINRGDGESEKTVTMPGGAGIYLYVPQQVTYGRYAYTFTSYILYAPTSTYIMTGQGSDEWQYDVSFTIKSEAEQAFGDLAITKTLDTFNKSLGKASFVYKVTATLDNEVVWNNVYSIDFDKAGSKTRTIKDLPASAVVTVEEIYTGASYEAVGNEIVTGLVIKPGDTVTANFENDYNGNQISGGISAENQFTVDENGNIIWTDKDGNPKEQLHMEPAETFR, from the coding sequence ATGAAGAAGGCAGTATTTAAATCAAAAGGATTAATAGGAATAATTCTTGGGGCGTTATTAATCATAGGCTGTCTACAGATAACTGGGTTAAAAGCTGCTGGAAGGATTAATCCTAATACTCCGATTACTATTACAGCTAAAATAGCTGAAAATGATCAATCGATATTTGCACAGGAATTTGAAGGTACGCTTCAAATCAGACTATATAAGATAGCTGATGTTGGAGAGACAGGCAAGGCCACTATAGAGGCTGGGTTTGAAAGCATCGACCTTAGCATATTAGATGAAAACCCATCACCGGATAGTATCCTTGAAAATATAGTGGCTGTTGCCGAACCTATTGCAAGCGAGATGGACGACTATACCACTATTGAAATAAATAGAGGTGATGGTGAATCTGAAAAAACAGTTACCATGCCAGGTGGAGCCGGAATCTATTTATACGTACCACAGCAGGTAACATATGGTAGATATGCTTACACATTTACAAGCTACATACTCTATGCACCAACCAGTACATACATTATGACAGGTCAAGGAAGCGATGAGTGGCAGTATGATGTATCCTTTACAATCAAGTCTGAAGCGGAGCAAGCATTCGGTGATCTTGCTATAACAAAGACCTTGGATACATTTAATAAGTCTCTTGGCAAAGCATCATTCGTATATAAGGTTACAGCAACCCTTGATAATGAAGTGGTTTGGAACAATGTGTATTCAATCGATTTTGATAAAGCTGGAAGCAAGACAAGAACGATAAAGGATTTACCAGCATCAGCAGTTGTCACAGTAGAAGAGATATACACTGGAGCAAGTTACGAAGCAGTAGGTAATGAAATAGTTACAGGATTAGTAATAAAACCTGGAGATACAGTAACAGCAAACTTTGAAAATGATTACAACGGAAATCAAATCTCTGGTGGTATCAGTGCAGAAAATCAATTCACTGTAGATGAGAATGGCAACATTATATGGACTGACAAGGATGGCAATCCAAAGGAACAGTTACATATGGAACCAGCAGAAACTTTTAGGTAG
- a CDS encoding MucBP domain-containing protein, with amino-acid sequence MKKLKRLFGFSLIMTMLCSLISPIWVRAEEYTYQISIIRGGTEEIGAAFVSDMSDSLTIVSASGEVSVSSNKDSVTIKGLKYNDQISFNPKSAVEISDDSNDKYYVKGMRISGSNDVVSESTFPVTKDNSYVVAYGVGAVVPYTVKYLDSAGNALAQQNTFYGAIGDEVYVPYKYIDGYIPNALNLHTTSLKENDEFVFTYTKASSGGQTIYNTTTSTSYGVVEGEGQMTYQFVPAAVREVAGNGQAGGAANGNGTNQAGGAAGGNRNNEAANGNNEVAIEDTQTPTAADVIDIDDEDVAKAGETEKMFDVLERTAMVIAILGLLLILLTIGAVIKEKHDISKYD; translated from the coding sequence ATGAAGAAATTAAAAAGATTATTCGGATTTAGTTTAATAATGACCATGTTATGTTCTCTTATTTCGCCTATTTGGGTGAGAGCTGAAGAGTACACATATCAAATAAGTATAATTCGTGGTGGCACAGAGGAAATAGGAGCAGCTTTTGTTTCAGATATGTCAGATTCGTTGACAATTGTAAGTGCAAGTGGTGAGGTTTCTGTTTCGTCAAATAAGGATTCGGTTACAATCAAGGGTCTTAAATATAATGACCAGATTTCCTTCAACCCTAAATCAGCAGTGGAAATATCTGATGATTCAAACGATAAGTACTATGTAAAGGGAATGAGAATCAGTGGATCAAACGATGTTGTCTCTGAATCTACTTTCCCAGTTACAAAAGACAATTCCTATGTTGTAGCTTATGGAGTTGGCGCGGTAGTTCCATATACAGTTAAGTATTTGGATAGCGCAGGAAATGCACTTGCTCAGCAGAATACCTTTTACGGAGCCATTGGTGATGAAGTATATGTTCCATATAAATATATCGATGGATATATTCCAAACGCCTTAAATCTTCATACTACAAGCTTAAAGGAAAATGACGAATTTGTATTTACATATACTAAGGCATCATCTGGTGGCCAGACAATCTATAATACAACCACTTCCACATCATATGGCGTGGTTGAAGGTGAAGGCCAAATGACCTATCAATTTGTTCCAGCGGCAGTAAGAGAAGTGGCAGGCAATGGCCAGGCTGGTGGCGCAGCAAATGGAAATGGCACAAATCAAGCTGGCGGTGCAGCAGGCGGAAACCGGAATAATGAAGCAGCCAACGGAAATAATGAAGTTGCAATCGAAGATACTCAAACACCTACAGCTGCAGATGTCATAGACATTGATGATGAAGATGTTGCTAAAGCTGGTGAAACAGAAAAAATGTTTGATGTTCTAGAGAGAACAGCAATGGTTATTGCAATACTTGGATTGTTGTTAATACTTCTAACAATTGGAGCGGTAATAAAAGAAAAGCATGATATTTCTAAATATGACTAG
- a CDS encoding mechanosensitive ion channel family protein produces the protein MDTVETVTADELVEDIQSGVLQQQLEAMIPKFWSFFWSAVLALIVFIIGTRIIKGIIKVFHKAMNLKEVDPGVETFLESVLRWILYIILLTIILGLFGVTTTSISAAVAGLGVTIGLALQGALSNFAGGILILVMHPFRVGDYIIEHASGQEGTVDKINIIYTTLKMLDGRLVQIPNGTLSAASLTNCTAQSYRLFNETVGISYGSDIAKAKEILQDIAEKAEHRLEISPIQVFVAELGDSAVQIGLRFPVDIDHYWTTKWDTLEEIKNRFDKSGIEICYNQLDVHITQ, from the coding sequence ATGGACACAGTAGAGACAGTTACAGCGGACGAACTAGTGGAAGACATACAGTCTGGTGTGCTTCAACAACAGCTTGAAGCCATGATACCAAAGTTTTGGAGCTTCTTTTGGAGTGCAGTACTTGCGCTTATAGTTTTTATCATTGGAACTCGCATTATAAAAGGCATCATCAAGGTTTTTCATAAGGCTATGAACCTCAAAGAGGTGGATCCAGGCGTGGAGACATTTCTTGAGTCTGTTCTTAGATGGATTCTTTATATAATTCTACTGACAATTATTCTCGGCTTATTTGGTGTTACAACTACATCAATATCTGCAGCTGTTGCAGGCCTTGGGGTTACAATAGGTCTTGCTTTACAGGGCGCTTTGTCAAACTTTGCAGGTGGCATACTTATCCTTGTTATGCATCCATTTAGAGTTGGGGATTACATTATTGAGCATGCTTCAGGGCAGGAAGGTACAGTTGATAAAATCAACATCATCTATACTACTCTAAAGATGCTAGATGGCCGTTTGGTTCAAATTCCAAATGGAACACTTTCGGCTGCATCACTTACAAACTGCACAGCTCAAAGCTATCGTTTGTTTAACGAAACAGTGGGTATCAGCTACGGCTCAGATATCGCAAAGGCAAAAGAAATCCTTCAGGACATTGCAGAAAAGGCTGAGCACAGATTGGAGATTTCTCCTATTCAGGTTTTTGTAGCAGAGCTTGGAGATAGTGCTGTACAGATTGGTTTGAGATTTCCAGTGGATATAGACCATTATTGGACCACCAAATGGGATACACTAGAAGAAATTAAAAATAGATTTGATAAATCTGGAATCGAGATTTGTTACAATCAGCTAGATGTACATATCACACAATAG